In Treponema rectale, a single genomic region encodes these proteins:
- a CDS encoding helix-hairpin-helix domain-containing protein has translation MEFTQEQMDALVVNEVEIMKKIAEELNIRVQQVSAVISLVNEGCTIPFISRYRKEKHDNLNEVQVTDCDHLFKSYKNLEERRIEIIKGIFNQGKLTETLYNAASGAKTLTELEDLWAPFKKKKKTRGMVAQEKGLEPLADFICGENDEKAVEAKAAEFIKTDNEDAALNVESAEDALAGAKDIIAERISQDTKNREAIHDLYMETGTLKTKGVVPEGQDAETAEKTSTYKMYWDYSEPINQVKPHRILAINRAEREGALEVTLDVDVEAAISEIQKRVKYSNKYYADAIEDGVVRLLSPAVLREIRSDETDEADDHGIGIFSENLKNLLMTQPIKGSRVLGIDPGIRTGTKCAALDETGKYLGYFKIFQVQQPEDAYKQLNDAIDKYDIQVVAVGNGTGSQEVQAVVAKVLSENYSDADVKYTVVDESGASVYSASPVATEEFPELDLTIRGAISMGRRLQDPLAELVKIDPKAIGVGLYQHDVNQKKLSETLDEVVGSVVNQVGVNLNTASYMLLKYVSGINASLAKKIVKYRDENGKITSREDLRKVPGLGPKAFEQCAGFLKIAESENPLDNTWVHPENYPVASELLPLVKSGEKITAAAKKELAEKYSVGETTINDIIEELAKPNRDPRDGYPAPIMQKGVVNFEDLKVGMKVTGKIKNVVDFGAFVDIGLHETGLIHISELSDEYVSDPMDVIKVGDVKEFTIIELDMDRKRISLSLKSDAASRGTSGSSSGSTGKKKIVVVKKGGASGTAGGTKSFDKGNRPAGQRRERQNYGSDDGYSYNPFAALLKK, from the coding sequence ATGGAATTCACACAAGAACAAATGGACGCACTCGTTGTTAACGAAGTGGAAATTATGAAAAAAATTGCTGAAGAATTAAATATTCGTGTTCAGCAGGTTAGCGCTGTTATCAGCCTGGTTAATGAAGGATGTACGATTCCTTTCATTTCTCGTTACCGCAAAGAAAAGCATGATAATTTGAATGAAGTTCAGGTTACTGACTGTGATCACTTATTCAAATCATATAAAAATCTTGAAGAACGCCGTATTGAAATTATAAAGGGTATTTTTAATCAGGGAAAACTTACAGAAACTCTTTATAATGCAGCATCAGGTGCAAAAACTCTTACAGAACTTGAAGATCTGTGGGCTCCGTTTAAGAAAAAGAAGAAGACCCGCGGAATGGTTGCACAGGAAAAAGGTCTTGAACCTCTTGCAGATTTTATTTGCGGAGAAAATGATGAAAAGGCAGTAGAAGCAAAAGCTGCAGAATTTATAAAGACTGATAATGAAGATGCTGCCCTTAATGTTGAATCTGCTGAAGATGCACTTGCCGGAGCAAAAGATATTATTGCTGAACGTATTTCTCAGGATACAAAAAATCGTGAGGCAATTCATGATCTTTACATGGAAACCGGAACCCTTAAGACAAAAGGTGTTGTTCCAGAAGGTCAGGATGCTGAAACTGCAGAAAAGACATCAACATACAAGATGTACTGGGATTATTCAGAACCAATCAATCAGGTAAAGCCGCATCGTATTCTTGCTATAAACCGTGCAGAACGCGAAGGTGCTCTTGAAGTTACTCTCGATGTAGATGTTGAAGCAGCTATTTCAGAAATTCAGAAGAGAGTTAAATATTCAAACAAATATTATGCTGATGCTATTGAAGATGGTGTTGTTCGTCTTCTTTCTCCTGCAGTTCTTCGTGAAATCCGCAGTGATGAGACAGATGAAGCAGATGATCACGGAATCGGTATTTTCAGTGAGAATCTTAAAAACCTTCTTATGACTCAGCCTATTAAGGGAAGCCGTGTTCTTGGTATTGACCCAGGTATTCGTACCGGAACAAAATGTGCTGCTCTTGATGAAACAGGTAAATATCTCGGTTACTTTAAGATTTTCCAGGTACAGCAGCCGGAAGATGCATATAAGCAGCTTAATGATGCTATCGACAAGTATGACATTCAGGTTGTAGCTGTCGGAAACGGTACTGGCTCTCAGGAAGTTCAGGCTGTTGTTGCAAAAGTTCTCAGCGAAAACTATTCTGATGCTGATGTAAAATACACTGTTGTAGATGAATCAGGTGCTTCTGTTTATTCTGCTTCTCCTGTTGCTACGGAAGAATTTCCTGAACTTGACCTTACTATTCGTGGTGCAATTTCTATGGGCCGCCGTCTTCAGGATCCGCTTGCAGAACTTGTAAAGATTGATCCTAAAGCAATTGGCGTTGGTCTTTACCAGCATGATGTAAATCAGAAAAAGCTTAGTGAAACTCTTGATGAAGTTGTTGGTTCAGTTGTAAATCAGGTTGGTGTAAACCTTAATACAGCCAGCTATATGCTTCTTAAATATGTTTCCGGAATTAATGCCAGCCTTGCAAAGAAAATTGTAAAATACCGCGACGAAAACGGAAAGATTACAAGTCGTGAAGATCTCCGCAAGGTTCCGGGTCTTGGACCAAAGGCTTTTGAGCAATGTGCAGGATTCCTTAAGATTGCTGAATCAGAAAATCCTCTTGATAATACCTGGGTTCATCCGGAAAATTATCCTGTAGCATCTGAACTTCTTCCTCTGGTTAAGTCTGGAGAAAAAATAACGGCTGCTGCAAAGAAAGAACTTGCAGAAAAGTATTCTGTAGGTGAAACAACTATTAATGATATTATTGAAGAACTTGCAAAACCTAATCGTGACCCTCGTGACGGCTACCCTGCTCCTATCATGCAGAAGGGAGTTGTTAATTTTGAAGATCTTAAAGTAGGAATGAAAGTAACCGGAAAGATAAAGAACGTTGTAGACTTTGGTGCTTTTGTTGATATCGGTCTTCATGAAACTGGATTGATTCATATTTCTGAATTGAGCGACGAATATGTAAGTGATCCTATGGATGTTATAAAAGTTGGTGATGTAAAGGAATTTACAATTATCGAACTTGATATGGACCGTAAGCGTATTTCTCTTTCTCTTAAGAGTGATGCTGCTTCAAGGGGAACAAGCGGTTCTTCTTCTGGTTCTACAGGAAAGAAAAAGATTGTTGTTGTTAAGAAAGGCGGTGCTTCAGGTACAGCTGGCGGAACAAAATCTTTTGATAAAGGAAATCGTCCTGCAGGTCAGCGCCGTGAAAGACAGAACTATGGAAGTGATGATGGATATTCATACAATCCGTTTGCTGCACTTCTTAAAAAATAA
- the larE gene encoding ATP-dependent sacrificial sulfur transferase LarE, with protein MNELQKKYEALKEYFRSAGSAVIAFSGGVDSTFLMKVASDVLKEKAVAVTIKSAAFSNREYEEVLALCREYEFKNEILQADCFAVDEFVKNVKDRCYYCKKNFFTKILDYAESKNIGIVCEGSNMDDTGDYRPGMKAVAELGVKSPLKECGLYKEEIRQLSKELGLSTWNKSSFACLATRIGYGEIINKHKLEMIDSGEQVLYELGFKQFRVRLHGENSARIEIYTEDFEKLLENREYIVNKFKEAGFIYVSLDLQGFRSGSMNEAVKNL; from the coding sequence ATGAATGAACTTCAAAAAAAATATGAAGCGCTGAAAGAATATTTCAGAAGTGCTGGATCTGCGGTAATAGCTTTTTCTGGCGGAGTTGATTCTACTTTTTTGATGAAAGTTGCTTCAGATGTTTTAAAAGAGAAGGCTGTTGCTGTAACGATAAAATCGGCTGCTTTTTCCAATCGGGAGTACGAAGAAGTTCTTGCGCTGTGCAGGGAGTATGAATTTAAAAATGAAATTCTACAGGCAGACTGTTTTGCCGTAGATGAATTTGTAAAAAATGTAAAAGACCGCTGCTATTATTGTAAGAAAAATTTTTTTACGAAGATACTTGATTATGCTGAATCTAAAAATATAGGAATTGTGTGTGAAGGAAGCAACATGGATGATACAGGAGATTATCGTCCGGGAATGAAAGCTGTAGCGGAACTTGGTGTAAAAAGTCCTTTAAAGGAATGCGGTTTATATAAGGAAGAAATAAGGCAGCTTTCTAAAGAACTTGGGCTGTCTACCTGGAATAAAAGCAGTTTTGCCTGTCTTGCTACAAGAATCGGCTATGGAGAAATTATAAATAAACATAAGCTGGAGATGATTGATTCAGGGGAACAGGTATTATATGAACTGGGCTTTAAACAGTTCAGGGTAAGACTGCATGGAGAAAACTCTGCCAGAATTGAAATATATACAGAAGATTTTGAAAAGCTCCTGGAAAACAGAGAATATATAGTAAATAAGTTTAAGGAAGCCGGGTTTATATATGTTTCTCTTGATCTTCAGGGGTTTCGTTCCGGAAGTATGAATGAAGCTGTAAAAAATCTATGA
- the putP gene encoding sodium/proline symporter PutP gives MTAATVAKLIAFAIYLGMMVYVGLRSVKKNNSSSDFFLGGRKVGPWVTALSAEASDSSAWLLMGLPGLCYLGGFRETFWTAIGLLAGTYLAWLFIAKPLRKCSIAFGDSITIPEFFTNRFRDKTNLISIISVVFIVLFFTIYTASGFVACAKLFQSVFGLNYYVGLVIGLIVILSYTILGGYIAVCTTDFIQGTLIFVAFIVSGVIAVISLGGFSDSIESVKVFMDRAQSGEFGEILKSKFIANKNYSGISIISALAWGLGYFGMPHIIVRFMGIRSNAEIKKARRIGISWMLIAYIGTFIIGTLGTSYLYKHGIILGASVSGFATGDAETVFSVTMSKMYPAFIAGIFLCAILAASMSTADSQLLVASSAFSRDIFKNLLCKKASEKTVLNVSRITVFVIAIVGFILAFNPNSSIFDLVSYAWAGFGATFGPLVLLALFWKGTTNKGAITGLILGGVTVVVWHGIGADVHWIFGIYEIIPGFVINLLGTVIVSLFDKNKNPEVLADFEKYKALED, from the coding sequence ATGACGGCAGCAACAGTTGCAAAATTAATTGCATTTGCAATTTATCTGGGAATGATGGTTTATGTTGGTTTGAGAAGTGTAAAGAAAAACAACAGTTCATCAGATTTTTTTCTTGGTGGAAGAAAAGTAGGACCATGGGTAACGGCTTTAAGTGCAGAAGCAAGTGATTCTTCAGCATGGCTTTTGATGGGACTTCCAGGTCTTTGTTACCTTGGTGGATTCAGGGAAACCTTCTGGACAGCAATAGGTCTGCTTGCCGGAACATATCTTGCCTGGCTTTTTATTGCAAAACCTTTACGCAAATGTTCAATTGCATTTGGTGATTCAATAACAATTCCTGAATTTTTTACAAACCGTTTTAGAGACAAGACAAATCTTATTTCAATAATATCTGTAGTTTTTATTGTATTGTTTTTTACTATTTATACAGCTTCAGGATTTGTTGCATGTGCAAAACTTTTCCAGTCTGTTTTTGGATTAAATTACTATGTGGGACTTGTAATCGGTCTTATAGTAATTTTGAGCTATACAATTCTTGGTGGATATATCGCTGTTTGTACAACTGATTTTATACAGGGAACCCTTATATTTGTAGCCTTCATAGTTTCTGGAGTGATTGCCGTTATTTCTCTCGGGGGATTCTCTGATTCAATTGAAAGCGTAAAAGTATTTATGGATCGTGCACAGAGCGGAGAATTCGGTGAAATCCTTAAATCGAAGTTTATTGCAAATAAAAATTACAGCGGTATTTCTATTATCTCTGCACTTGCATGGGGTCTTGGATATTTTGGTATGCCGCATATTATTGTCCGCTTTATGGGAATAAGATCAAATGCTGAAATAAAAAAAGCCCGCCGGATTGGTATTTCATGGATGCTTATTGCATACATCGGAACATTTATAATCGGAACTTTGGGAACTTCTTACCTTTATAAACATGGCATTATTCTTGGTGCATCTGTTTCTGGATTTGCAACAGGTGATGCCGAAACTGTATTTAGTGTAACAATGAGTAAGATGTATCCTGCTTTTATTGCCGGAATTTTTTTGTGTGCAATTCTTGCTGCTTCAATGAGTACTGCAGACAGTCAGCTTCTTGTTGCTTCATCAGCTTTTAGCCGCGATATTTTTAAGAATCTTCTTTGTAAAAAGGCTAGTGAAAAAACAGTTCTTAACGTAAGCCGTATCACTGTTTTTGTAATAGCTATTGTAGGATTTATTCTTGCCTTTAATCCTAACAGTTCTATTTTTGATCTTGTAAGCTATGCCTGGGCTGGATTTGGTGCTACTTTTGGTCCTCTTGTTCTCTTAGCACTTTTCTGGAAAGGAACAACTAACAAGGGTGCCATAACAGGTCTGATTCTTGGAGGAGTTACAGTTGTAGTATGGCATGGCATTGGTGCTGACGTACACTGGATATTCGGCATCTATGAGATTATTCCTGGATTTGTAATAAATCTTTTAGGTACAGTTATTGTCAGTTTGTTTGATAAGAATAAGAATCCTGAAGTACTTGCTGATTTTGAAAAGTATAAAGCTCTTGAAGATTAA
- a CDS encoding DUF763 domain-containing protein, with product MIKRTGHADLPLHTGIVPKWLADRMMLLGTEIVEALLINYGKKEFLRRISDPLWFQSLGSVLGMDWHSSGITTSVMYALKRGINARSREFGLYVCGGRGKFSRKTPDELLEISDKTGLDGNALVKSSKLCAKVDNTAVQDGYQLYQHNFIISTEGDWSVVQQGMNVEAKTARRYHWCSANLRSFVEEPHTGVIGENSGEILNLTAADAKETRSSILSLSNENPDTTIRELKDIIRLSNPVKKESSGQLSLFEEEESPGEEIILTNGSRNCIMPAHHEVRAEDVDLKRLGGVLATAYENNNPDFESLLLTPGLGPRTLQSLTLVSEVIHGTPSRFRDPARFSFAHGGKDGHPFPVPTRVYDESIAILGDAIEKAKLGYNEKSDCLKRLHATALQIERNCSPEADFDAAIAHEKLHSKEWGGRTCKDR from the coding sequence ATGATTAAACGTACAGGACATGCAGATCTTCCTCTACATACAGGGATAGTTCCAAAATGGCTTGCAGACAGAATGATGCTGTTAGGAACAGAAATAGTAGAAGCCCTTTTGATTAATTATGGAAAAAAAGAATTTTTACGCAGGATAAGTGATCCTTTATGGTTTCAGTCTTTGGGAAGCGTTTTAGGAATGGACTGGCATTCTTCAGGAATTACTACAAGTGTAATGTATGCGTTAAAACGTGGAATAAATGCCAGGTCCAGAGAATTTGGTCTTTATGTGTGCGGTGGCAGAGGTAAATTTTCCAGAAAGACTCCTGATGAATTATTAGAGATAAGTGATAAAACCGGGTTAGATGGTAATGCTCTTGTTAAATCCAGCAAACTGTGTGCAAAGGTTGATAATACAGCTGTACAGGATGGTTATCAGCTTTATCAGCATAATTTTATTATTTCTACAGAAGGTGACTGGTCGGTAGTTCAGCAGGGAATGAATGTGGAAGCCAAAACAGCAAGAAGATATCACTGGTGTTCTGCTAACTTACGTTCGTTTGTAGAAGAACCTCATACAGGGGTTATTGGTGAGAATTCAGGAGAAATTCTTAATCTGACGGCAGCTGATGCAAAAGAAACCAGGTCTTCTATTTTGAGTTTGTCCAATGAAAACCCTGATACTACCATTCGGGAGTTAAAAGATATAATTCGATTGTCGAATCCAGTTAAAAAGGAATCTTCCGGTCAGCTTTCTTTGTTTGAAGAAGAGGAATCACCTGGGGAAGAAATTATACTAACTAACGGTAGTCGTAATTGTATAATGCCTGCTCATCATGAAGTTCGTGCAGAAGATGTGGATTTGAAGCGTCTGGGTGGAGTTCTGGCTACAGCTTATGAAAACAATAATCCGGATTTTGAAAGTTTACTGCTTACTCCTGGACTGGGACCAAGAACTTTACAGTCGCTAACGCTCGTTAGTGAAGTGATTCATGGAACGCCAAGCCGTTTCAGAGATCCAGCCCGCTTTAGTTTTGCACATGGAGGAAAAGACGGACATCCCTTCCCTGTTCCTACAAGAGTATATGATGAAAGCATAGCAATTCTCGGAGATGCTATAGAAAAGGCAAAGCTTGGTTATAACGAAAAATCTGACTGCTTGAAAAGACTTCATGCTACAGCTCTTCAGATAGAAAGAAACTGTTCTCCAGAAGCAGATTTTGATGCAGCAATTGCACATGAAAAGTTACATTCAAAAGAATGGGGCGGACGTACTTGTAAAGACAGGTAA
- a CDS encoding tRNA1(Val) (adenine(37)-N6)-methyltransferase, whose translation MTSIQTDKLPDCNFSLIQDKNLFCYGTDALLLAKFCLSPVNRIHDNDITVDLCTGNGIIPILLAAKTKSKIYGIELQKESFDLAEKNVELNNLQNQITIYNGDICEIEKFIPKNSATIVTANPPYMKSSNSGIKENKNNALNIARHEIKCKLTDVIKAASALLNSTGTFFMIHRPERLSEIFSELKKYSLEPKRMQLIYPSINKSPTMVLIESKKNAKPGLINLPPYIMYP comes from the coding sequence ATGACATCTATTCAAACTGACAAACTGCCTGACTGCAACTTCAGTCTTATTCAGGATAAAAATCTTTTTTGCTATGGAACAGACGCACTTCTACTGGCAAAGTTCTGTCTGTCACCAGTAAACAGAATTCATGACAACGACATAACTGTTGATTTATGCACTGGCAACGGAATAATTCCAATTCTTCTTGCAGCAAAAACAAAAAGTAAAATCTATGGCATTGAACTTCAGAAAGAATCTTTTGATCTGGCTGAAAAAAACGTAGAACTAAATAATCTTCAAAATCAGATTACAATCTACAACGGAGATATATGCGAAATAGAAAAGTTTATCCCAAAAAACTCAGCAACAATTGTAACGGCAAATCCGCCATATATGAAATCTTCAAATTCAGGCATAAAAGAAAACAAGAACAACGCCCTTAACATAGCCCGGCATGAAATCAAATGCAAACTTACAGATGTAATAAAAGCAGCATCCGCATTATTAAATTCCACCGGAACCTTTTTTATGATTCACCGCCCGGAACGTTTAAGTGAAATATTTTCTGAATTAAAAAAATACAGCCTTGAACCAAAAAGAATGCAGCTTATTTATCCTTCCATAAATAAAAGCCCGACAATGGTTTTAATAGAATCTAAAAAAAATGCAAAACCTGGTCTTATAAACCTGCCACCTTACATAATGTATCCATAA
- the lspA gene encoding signal peptidase II, giving the protein MSKKTFIITKLLPLILCLFVIGADQITKAIVVKNIPLHGDFTAPVEEREIPVAGDYIQLIHVRNNAIAFSLGSGLSDTARVILFKVMVLIVIAAVFVIYFRNNEFTKLQRWSICGILGGGLGNLIDRFFRPAGVVDFIDCWFPKKLIASGRWPTFNVADMAVVICGCLFILTFVLQVIEDMKKKKASKDKADE; this is encoded by the coding sequence ATGAGTAAAAAAACATTTATCATTACAAAGCTTCTTCCGCTGATTCTTTGTCTGTTTGTAATTGGAGCAGATCAGATTACAAAAGCAATTGTCGTAAAAAATATTCCGCTGCACGGAGATTTTACAGCACCTGTTGAGGAACGTGAAATTCCTGTGGCTGGTGATTATATTCAGTTGATTCATGTCCGCAATAATGCAATTGCATTCAGTCTTGGTTCCGGACTTTCTGATACAGCCCGCGTTATTCTGTTTAAGGTTATGGTACTGATTGTAATAGCAGCTGTTTTTGTTATTTATTTCCGGAATAATGAATTTACGAAGCTTCAGCGCTGGAGTATCTGTGGAATTCTTGGCGGCGGGCTTGGAAATCTTATAGACAGGTTTTTCAGACCGGCAGGTGTTGTTGATTTTATAGACTGCTGGTTTCCTAAAAAACTGATAGCAAGCGGCAGATGGCCTACTTTTAATGTTGCAGATATGGCTGTTGTTATTTGCGGCTGTCTCTTTATTTTAACTTTTGTACTTCAGGTTATTGAAGATATGAAAAAGAAAAAAGCATCAAAGGATAAGGCTGATGAATAA